In Arthrobacter sp. QXT-31, one genomic interval encodes:
- the nrdH gene encoding glutaredoxin-like protein NrdH, translating into MTVTVYTKPACVQCNATYRALDKKGIAYQSVDISQDADALERLKSLGYMQAPVVVTDQDHWSGFRPDKIEELALSASASVA; encoded by the coding sequence ATGACCGTTACGGTTTACACCAAGCCGGCCTGCGTACAGTGCAACGCTACCTACCGTGCGCTGGACAAGAAGGGCATCGCCTACCAGAGCGTGGACATCTCCCAGGACGCGGACGCCCTCGAGCGCCTGAAGTCACTCGGCTACATGCAGGCGCCCGTCGTCGTCACGGACCAGGACCACTGGTCCGGTTTCCGCCCGGACAAGATCGAGGAGCTGGCGCTGAGCGCCTCCGCTTCTGTGGCCTAA
- the nrdI gene encoding class Ib ribonucleoside-diphosphate reductase assembly flavoprotein NrdI encodes MAAPALADAPAAARAANTTPVNQTPPVNQTQSRLIYFSSASENTRRFIEKLGADAARIPLHAKDEPLVACEPFVLVVPTYGGTGGEGSVPKQVIRFLNNPDNRRLLRGVIGAGNTNFGDNYCMAGDIIAAKCKVPHLYRFELMGTPEDVSRVQEGLEEFWTRLSQTQK; translated from the coding sequence ATGGCTGCGCCGGCACTTGCCGATGCGCCGGCCGCAGCCCGTGCTGCGAACACGACGCCCGTCAACCAGACACCGCCCGTGAACCAGACCCAGAGCCGCCTCATCTACTTTTCCTCGGCCTCCGAAAACACCAGGCGCTTCATCGAGAAGCTCGGTGCGGACGCCGCCAGGATTCCCCTGCATGCGAAGGATGAACCCCTCGTTGCCTGTGAGCCGTTCGTGCTCGTGGTTCCCACCTACGGCGGGACAGGCGGCGAGGGTTCGGTGCCGAAGCAGGTCATCAGATTCCTGAACAACCCGGATAACCGCCGCCTGCTCAGAGGCGTGATCGGGGCCGGAAACACGAATTTCGGGGACAACTACTGCATGGCGGGCGACATCATTGCCGCCAAGTGCAAGGTCCCCCACCTTTACAGGTTCGAACTCATGGGTACGCCGGAAGACGTTTCCCGTGTACAAGAAGGATTGGAAGAGTTTTGGACACGACTGTCGCAGACACAGAAGTAA